A window of Chitinophaga sp. MM2321 contains these coding sequences:
- a CDS encoding FecR domain-containing protein — translation MDKERFLWLVTRMLSGEIRDEEQQELEALMKADPQLRKESGALQSFWKDSERHAQNDETKAAFEKLKSQMHTIDPQLWQEEDQEPTRIKWWTLLARTAAAIFFLVGAWYIMQTTGVLPWKEDGLRSESNTRGTRSHIKLADGTSVWLNADSELKYPSRFKGDKREVYLKGEAFFDVAKDASRPFIVHTATMNINVLGTSFNVKAYPNDSVSEATLISGEVEVEMKNRSDKKIRLKPAEKLVLPNGKDSLQGYQALAVPIISTPTYFSKEDSAIIETAWIDNKLIFHDESFTSLATRLERWYNVSICFENTTIQQLRFTGIFKNETVKQALEALQLTEQFNYRMVDDTTIIIY, via the coding sequence ATGGACAAAGAACGGTTTTTATGGCTGGTCACCAGGATGCTTTCCGGCGAGATCCGGGATGAGGAACAACAGGAGCTGGAAGCCCTTATGAAAGCGGATCCGCAACTCCGGAAGGAGAGCGGGGCCTTACAGTCTTTCTGGAAGGATAGTGAACGGCATGCACAAAATGACGAAACGAAGGCAGCTTTTGAAAAGCTGAAATCGCAGATGCATACAATAGATCCTCAGCTGTGGCAGGAGGAAGATCAGGAACCAACACGCATTAAATGGTGGACACTACTGGCGCGTACAGCGGCAGCCATATTTTTTTTGGTGGGTGCCTGGTATATCATGCAAACAACCGGTGTTTTGCCCTGGAAAGAAGACGGGCTCCGCTCTGAATCCAATACCAGGGGCACCCGTTCACATATCAAACTGGCGGATGGTACTTCTGTATGGCTGAATGCAGACAGTGAGCTGAAATACCCTTCGCGTTTTAAAGGAGATAAAAGAGAAGTATACCTGAAAGGAGAAGCTTTCTTTGATGTGGCGAAAGATGCCTCCAGGCCCTTCATTGTACACACGGCAACGATGAATATAAATGTACTGGGCACCAGCTTTAATGTGAAAGCCTATCCGAACGACAGTGTCAGCGAAGCAACGCTGATCAGCGGAGAAGTAGAGGTAGAGATGAAAAACCGGTCTGATAAAAAGATCCGCCTGAAACCGGCGGAGAAACTCGTACTCCCTAACGGAAAGGATTCACTGCAGGGATACCAGGCATTGGCAGTACCGATTATCAGTACGCCGACCTATTTCTCAAAAGAAGACAGCGCCATCATTGAAACGGCCTGGATTGACAATAAACTCATATTCCATGATGAATCTTTTACCAGCCTCGCGACCCGACTGGAACGCTGGTACAATGTGTCCATCTGTTTCGAAAATACAACTATTCAACAACTACGTTTTACGGGGATCTTTAAAAATGAAACAGTAAAGCAGGCTTTGGAAGCACTGCAATTAACGGAACAGTTTAATTACAGAATGGTGGACGATACCACTATTATTATCTATTAA
- a CDS encoding RNA polymerase sigma-70 factor, producing MRTDKTDMNDLWQRVSKENDQRSFEELFHHCYKGLVRFAEGYVHNHESAEEIVSDIFLKLWAGRETYKDVLHIEKYLFTAVRNQSLNYQRKFSGYRVVTTDDPEQYGVLSSHDPYKASEWKELLARLDKAVEMLPPRRRKVFQLIREEGFKPKEVAEIMNLSHRTVEKQLFTAVKTLHAILQPYLTSQQKTATSGVDAAVLLSLLLGTILH from the coding sequence ATGAGGACTGATAAAACCGACATGAATGATCTGTGGCAAAGGGTTTCAAAGGAAAATGATCAACGGTCATTTGAAGAGTTGTTTCATCATTGTTACAAAGGGCTTGTGCGTTTTGCAGAAGGGTATGTTCATAACCATGAGTCTGCCGAAGAAATTGTGTCCGATATTTTTCTAAAGCTTTGGGCAGGAAGAGAGACATATAAAGATGTACTTCATATAGAAAAATACCTTTTTACCGCTGTACGCAACCAGTCGCTGAATTACCAGCGCAAGTTTTCCGGTTACCGCGTGGTAACCACAGATGATCCGGAACAATATGGTGTTTTGTCTTCCCACGATCCTTATAAGGCATCTGAGTGGAAAGAACTCCTTGCCAGGCTGGATAAAGCGGTGGAAATGCTGCCACCCAGGAGACGCAAGGTTTTCCAGCTGATCCGGGAGGAGGGGTTCAAACCTAAAGAAGTAGCAGAAATCATGAATTTATCGCACCGCACCGTGGAAAAGCAGCTCTTCACCGCTGTGAAAACGCTGCACGCCATACTCCAGCCATACTTAACTTCACAGCAAAAAACCGCTACCAGTGGCGTAGACGCCGCAGTTTTGCTTTCCTTATTGTTAGGAACCATCCTCCATTAA
- a CDS encoding DinB family protein, producing the protein MDKPQKKAILEAFLGLYDFHTKLFHNVLVNVSDKDANNRLNTKANHMAWIAGSLLQQRYFLGETVGINLQQTSPQFFENFKGIQDNVTYPPLAEYIKDWDAISQVLKDAFANLSEEALNGPDPMKMPGGDYTFLDSIIFCVDRESYCIGQLGLLRRQLGYDAMKYD; encoded by the coding sequence ATGGACAAACCACAAAAGAAAGCCATCCTGGAAGCCTTCCTTGGCTTATATGATTTTCACACAAAATTATTTCATAACGTGCTCGTAAACGTTTCAGATAAAGATGCCAATAACCGGTTGAACACAAAAGCGAACCATATGGCATGGATTGCGGGCAGCCTTCTTCAGCAAAGGTATTTTTTAGGTGAAACAGTGGGAATAAACCTTCAACAGACTTCCCCCCAATTTTTCGAAAACTTCAAAGGCATACAGGACAATGTTACCTATCCGCCGCTTGCTGAATATATAAAAGACTGGGATGCTATTTCGCAGGTATTAAAAGATGCTTTTGCCAATTTGAGTGAAGAAGCCCTGAACGGGCCCGATCCTATGAAGATGCCGGGAGGCGATTACACCTTCCTTGATTCGATTATATTCTGCGTAGATAGGGAATCATACTGTATTGGCCAGTTAGGATTATTGCGCAGACAATTGGGTTATGACGCGATGAAATACGATTAA
- a CDS encoding DUF6259 domain-containing protein produces the protein MNKLLFVCAVCCSMAFRLPGTNPALRHADEKISLENKKVALVFDKKTGMLSSLVNKITGDNYLKTPSGGNLFRLFVNTTSMPALSAGAHNDNYGGSMIDPSTCVLKDFSFAAKAGARELTLKMTTAKSLTVLLTITLPDTASFFDCKLVVVNNSNTSCAVYSSFPYFSGISLGEEPATNLAVNMWDRGYPGIKAWAANSGGVYGRDVQMQWQCVYEPALKEGLAFITMDTTFRNKILTCFPGGGMQSLYFDQETIRQGEARDWPAARVLVFNGNWRIAAMAYRSWVNENMQPRPVPAWYTKEVAMRSSTWIPTKEAVEKEKLAKGTGVITSFEQLPKQYAGGYSDCLEMGMWNEGVNLWPETYGPWMSSGFIDFRSDLGGRTAFVKGVKNVHQYGRKVAMYVAGYGIRTTSPLFKGDDWKNWAIMTNAQGKISFEYRGEKDDEVFGIFTCPGYKPWQDNMIRVCTMLAKAGVDEIRLDEIGFPFRPCFNPAHHHESPYDCHRWMREYLRRIREAVDKINPDMVISTEFFMDYFHTYTNGALVMDCSGSEIDAMKVAMPSYLALSYHAGAAEAAITGAVMSKPESHRLNWAWGHVGTSSPADYPPGPGAALPWYELYPLFATALTRGDLTEWDPVSLNDSGWIGHLWKDTNYWVLTGGHEDATPLVSGGAEIQLPELPPEITHAFEFDVATAAMHEIPIVRNGKGIFIRLQHAVSAVFFPLPDCPPLPMIAQLQQKNGASAALEVKLKLFAPWKPESEKKNMAALVLKAPGFTVSKKQVQGNTALFEIKTPQKTDNAHYFFQVTGNCLPLKKWFSIGI, from the coding sequence ATGAATAAACTGTTGTTCGTATGTGCTGTTTGTTGCAGCATGGCTTTCCGGCTGCCTGGTACCAATCCGGCGCTCCGGCATGCAGATGAAAAAATAAGCCTGGAGAACAAAAAGGTAGCACTGGTATTTGATAAAAAAACAGGGATGTTGAGCAGCCTTGTTAATAAAATTACGGGAGATAATTACCTGAAAACCCCATCTGGCGGCAACCTGTTCCGGTTGTTTGTAAACACAACATCGATGCCTGCATTATCGGCGGGTGCACATAATGACAACTACGGCGGTAGTATGATAGATCCATCCACTTGTGTACTAAAGGATTTTTCTTTTGCTGCAAAAGCAGGCGCGCGTGAATTGACGTTAAAGATGACAACCGCAAAATCACTCACCGTGTTGTTGACCATAACATTACCGGATACAGCATCTTTTTTTGATTGTAAACTGGTAGTAGTTAATAACAGTAATACTTCCTGTGCAGTATATTCTTCGTTCCCTTACTTTTCCGGCATTAGCCTGGGAGAAGAACCAGCTACCAACCTGGCTGTTAATATGTGGGACAGGGGTTATCCCGGTATAAAAGCCTGGGCTGCCAACAGTGGCGGTGTATATGGAAGGGATGTGCAAATGCAATGGCAATGCGTATATGAGCCGGCATTGAAAGAAGGACTTGCTTTTATTACCATGGATACAACCTTCCGTAATAAGATCCTGACCTGCTTTCCAGGAGGCGGCATGCAGTCGTTGTATTTTGATCAGGAAACGATTCGTCAGGGCGAGGCACGCGATTGGCCGGCTGCGCGGGTACTTGTATTTAACGGCAACTGGCGTATCGCAGCAATGGCCTACCGGTCATGGGTAAACGAAAATATGCAACCAAGACCGGTACCTGCCTGGTATACAAAAGAAGTGGCTATGCGGTCAAGCACCTGGATACCGACAAAAGAAGCGGTAGAAAAAGAAAAGCTGGCGAAAGGTACCGGTGTCATCACCTCTTTTGAACAACTGCCCAAACAGTATGCCGGTGGTTACAGCGATTGCCTGGAAATGGGCATGTGGAATGAAGGGGTAAACCTGTGGCCCGAAACCTACGGCCCCTGGATGTCTTCAGGCTTTATAGATTTCCGTTCAGACCTGGGTGGCCGCACAGCATTTGTAAAAGGCGTAAAAAATGTACATCAATACGGTCGCAAAGTAGCCATGTATGTGGCGGGATATGGCATCAGAACCACCAGCCCTTTATTTAAAGGAGACGATTGGAAGAACTGGGCGATCATGACAAATGCCCAGGGTAAGATCAGTTTTGAATACAGGGGAGAGAAAGACGACGAAGTATTCGGCATCTTTACCTGTCCTGGTTATAAACCCTGGCAGGATAATATGATCAGGGTATGCACCATGCTGGCAAAAGCCGGTGTAGATGAAATAAGACTGGATGAAATAGGCTTTCCTTTCCGCCCATGCTTTAATCCGGCGCATCACCATGAAAGTCCGTATGATTGTCACCGCTGGATGCGGGAGTACCTGCGCAGGATCCGCGAAGCGGTGGATAAGATCAACCCGGATATGGTGATTTCTACAGAATTTTTTATGGATTATTTTCATACTTATACTAACGGTGCGCTGGTAATGGATTGTAGCGGAAGCGAAATAGATGCGATGAAAGTAGCGATGCCTTCTTACCTGGCTTTATCATATCATGCCGGTGCAGCGGAAGCAGCTATTACCGGTGCCGTAATGAGCAAGCCGGAAAGTCACCGGCTGAACTGGGCCTGGGGGCATGTAGGCACATCGAGCCCGGCTGATTACCCGCCAGGGCCGGGAGCCGCTTTACCCTGGTATGAACTTTATCCGCTTTTCGCCACTGCATTAACCCGCGGTGATCTGACGGAATGGGACCCCGTTTCCCTGAACGATTCCGGATGGATCGGACATTTATGGAAAGATACCAACTACTGGGTACTTACCGGCGGGCATGAAGATGCTACGCCATTGGTATCCGGCGGAGCAGAGATTCAATTGCCGGAACTACCGCCGGAAATTACACATGCCTTTGAGTTTGATGTAGCTACTGCGGCTATGCATGAAATACCCATTGTACGAAACGGGAAAGGTATTTTCATCCGGTTACAACACGCTGTATCAGCGGTATTCTTTCCTTTGCCGGATTGCCCGCCTTTACCCATGATAGCGCAACTGCAACAAAAGAACGGCGCTTCAGCTGCATTGGAAGTAAAGTTAAAATTATTTGCACCCTGGAAACCGGAAAGCGAAAAAAAGAACATGGCTGCTTTAGTATTGAAAGCACCGGGATTTACTGTTTCCAAAAAGCAGGTACAAGGAAATACGGCGTTATTTGAAATCAAAACGCCGCAAAAAACAGACAACGCCCATTACTTTTTTCAGGTAACCGGAAATTGTTTGCCCTTAAAGAAGTGGTTCAGCATAGGGATTTAG
- a CDS encoding fibrobacter succinogenes major paralogous domain-containing protein: protein MKKILILLSGAIMLVLACKKDKIKYNAGVTPAVVTTYPVNVTATSAALTGISLTGGKGITRQGFYTVMVSPDMYDTRGELDMTRVDSLVVRNGVHVEAPVKGDFEATITGLTGDTIYFVKAYAANDAGVTYGESVLFRSSKLVPPVVMLAKEYINIGDSAAVITGEVTAVGGDVVTERGLVWSTHENPEVTDQKVKLGTDQGSFTDTIPSLLTFVKYYVRAYAINRFGTAYSEQLVVIFLPPSFTDPRDGEEYTIKQYGNAVWMTQNFRHIPATGFGTEMWMQDYNGTDGGEAKKNKYYHEYGCLYTYDKAVAVAPAGWHLATDEEWKQLEILTGLTRKEADDVEWRGGSNEKLKSNLWPGQESGAMEFNIHPGGKQWCGGAFQDFQSMAFYWTGLDEGVASGESPYYRFYPPGNGTGRWNNWPNCVGLSVRYVRD from the coding sequence ATGAAAAAAATACTGATATTATTATCCGGAGCAATCATGTTGGTGCTGGCATGTAAGAAGGATAAGATTAAATATAACGCGGGCGTTACACCCGCAGTAGTGACCACCTACCCCGTAAACGTAACGGCCACGTCAGCAGCATTGACGGGTATATCACTAACAGGTGGTAAAGGAATAACCAGACAGGGTTTTTATACCGTGATGGTGTCCCCGGATATGTATGACACCCGGGGGGAACTGGATATGACACGGGTAGACAGCCTGGTGGTCAGAAACGGGGTGCATGTGGAAGCGCCTGTGAAAGGGGATTTTGAGGCAACCATCACGGGACTGACCGGTGATACCATTTATTTTGTAAAAGCATATGCCGCAAATGATGCGGGTGTAACCTACGGTGAATCTGTGTTGTTCCGTTCTTCCAAACTGGTTCCTCCTGTAGTAATGCTGGCGAAGGAGTATATAAATATCGGTGATTCTGCGGCGGTTATTACGGGAGAAGTAACCGCTGTTGGCGGAGATGTGGTGACAGAGCGAGGCCTTGTATGGAGCACGCATGAAAACCCGGAAGTAACAGATCAGAAAGTCAAACTGGGCACCGACCAGGGTAGCTTTACAGATACTATTCCTTCTCTGCTTACGTTTGTAAAATACTATGTAAGGGCCTATGCTATTAATCGTTTTGGTACTGCTTACAGTGAGCAGCTGGTCGTAATATTTTTGCCGCCTTCTTTTACGGATCCCCGTGACGGAGAGGAATACACCATCAAACAATATGGCAACGCGGTATGGATGACACAGAATTTCCGCCATATTCCCGCAACAGGTTTCGGTACAGAAATGTGGATGCAGGATTATAATGGTACAGATGGCGGTGAAGCAAAAAAGAATAAATACTATCACGAGTATGGTTGTCTGTATACCTATGATAAAGCGGTGGCCGTGGCGCCCGCAGGCTGGCACCTGGCTACAGATGAAGAATGGAAACAGCTGGAAATACTCACAGGACTTACCAGAAAAGAAGCAGACGACGTAGAATGGAGAGGTGGATCAAATGAGAAATTGAAGTCGAACCTGTGGCCCGGTCAGGAAAGCGGTGCGATGGAATTTAATATTCATCCCGGCGGGAAACAGTGGTGTGGCGGCGCTTTCCAGGATTTCCAGAGCATGGCGTTCTATTGGACCGGGTTGGATGAAGGCGTTGCATCTGGTGAAAGCCCTTATTACAGATTTTACCCTCCGGGTAATGGAACCGGCCGGTGGAATAACTGGCCGAACTGTGTAGGCTTGTCGGTAAGGTATGTAAGGGATTGA
- a CDS encoding SUMF1/EgtB/PvdO family nonheme iron enzyme has translation MISKTYLKGVGPTYADVQGRVYIEGSSAIEQRGVCWVLKNTAGPGETLQFPTITNDTMNIDGSTGLVNVRIRGLVPDTAYFACFYAKNSEGIKYSYPVLIRTPAIPDGFVFVEGGDFEMGNILGEDDEKPVHMVTLENYFIAAKEVTNTQYCKFLNEIELAADGSDGGMKYIDMGHAETLITHNGTQFIPVAGFENYPAIRISWYGAKAYCNWAGGRLPTEAEWEFAARGGIKSTGFVYAGSNAPGDVAWYAANAAGKLHPGGEKTANELGTYDMNGNVWEWCDDWYDASYYGGSPVEKPGGPSSGADKVLRGGSYLEGARYTTSRFRDKPEATTSNIGFRVKIAI, from the coding sequence ATGATTTCAAAAACCTACCTGAAGGGCGTGGGCCCTACGTATGCGGACGTACAGGGTAGGGTATACATTGAAGGCAGCTCGGCTATTGAACAGCGGGGTGTTTGCTGGGTGCTGAAAAATACAGCAGGACCCGGAGAAACACTTCAGTTCCCTACTATCACTAACGATACCATGAACATAGATGGAAGCACCGGTCTTGTGAATGTGCGTATCCGCGGACTGGTACCTGATACGGCCTATTTCGCCTGTTTTTATGCAAAGAACAGCGAGGGTATAAAATATAGTTATCCGGTACTGATCCGTACCCCGGCTATTCCCGATGGATTTGTTTTTGTGGAAGGAGGTGATTTTGAAATGGGTAATATCCTCGGTGAGGATGATGAAAAGCCGGTACACATGGTAACACTGGAGAATTATTTTATCGCTGCCAAAGAAGTGACCAATACCCAATACTGTAAATTCCTGAATGAAATAGAACTGGCTGCCGATGGTAGCGACGGGGGGATGAAATACATTGATATGGGTCATGCGGAAACGCTGATCACGCACAATGGTACACAGTTTATACCGGTTGCGGGTTTTGAAAATTATCCGGCTATCAGGATATCATGGTATGGCGCCAAAGCTTACTGCAATTGGGCTGGCGGGCGGTTGCCTACGGAAGCGGAATGGGAGTTTGCGGCACGCGGTGGTATAAAATCAACAGGTTTTGTTTATGCCGGCAGCAATGCGCCGGGTGATGTAGCGTGGTATGCGGCGAATGCTGCGGGTAAGTTGCATCCGGGTGGCGAAAAAACCGCGAATGAACTGGGCACATACGATATGAACGGCAATGTTTGGGAGTGGTGTGATGACTGGTATGACGCCAGCTATTATGGCGGCAGCCCTGTTGAAAAACCAGGTGGTCCATCTTCAGGCGCTGATAAAGTGCTGCGGGGCGGCTCTTACCTGGAAGGTGCCAGGTACACTACCAGCAGGTTCCGGGACAAGCCGGAAGCCACTACCAGCAACATCGGCTTCAGAGTGAAGATCGCTATATAA
- a CDS encoding RagB/SusD family nutrient uptake outer membrane protein, translating into MKFIQQIVLPGILILCISCSKDFLNKVPQDFISPDNYLTNEAQAEILLNGVYNSLDYIENPNENQRMFPLHFDTMSDDVFDAQPWHNTTEWARGQGNANSPWARWKWDLNYQGVSRANVFLSSIVNADFKSNNIKRYTGEAKFLRAWFYNDLATFYGDIPLILLPGDLSNSRPFRTPKKEVVEQILKDLDEAIEVLPVKYDNDKDRGRITKGAAMGFKARVLLYNAQWEKAAAAAKAVMDLGVYSLYPDYQGLFLEKNEASIDQEIMLQVFYTPDIMPSFLYYPLGEYPAFSPTLQLVNAYYMKNGLPIDNPRSGYDPKNPHMNRDPRLKASIFYPGSRYLNFMIKSPDPAVSKDSIETPVWLLNISGFRAKKHLDGTLTAATKEGRNKYFLRYAEVLLTYAEAENEAHGPANAYDAIDQLRRRVAMTTLTQAMPGLSKEDMRKVIRNERRIELAFEGLRLPDIWRWRIGEEVMVNARGYDNTKLITYPGDGMGTTNLWKYETLIIDNRQFNPARDYLWPIPRSEMNSNPNMVQNPGYY; encoded by the coding sequence ATGAAATTTATACAACAAATAGTGCTGCCGGGAATCCTGATATTATGTATTTCCTGTAGTAAAGATTTTCTCAATAAAGTTCCACAGGATTTTATCTCTCCTGATAATTATCTCACCAATGAAGCACAGGCTGAAATCCTCCTCAATGGGGTGTATAATAGTCTCGATTACATAGAGAACCCCAATGAAAACCAGCGGATGTTTCCACTTCATTTCGACACCATGTCGGATGATGTGTTTGACGCACAGCCCTGGCACAATACTACGGAGTGGGCAAGGGGACAGGGCAATGCAAACAGTCCCTGGGCGAGGTGGAAATGGGACCTGAATTACCAGGGCGTTTCCAGGGCCAATGTTTTTCTGAGTTCTATTGTAAATGCTGATTTTAAATCAAATAATATCAAGCGTTATACAGGAGAAGCAAAATTCCTGAGAGCCTGGTTTTATAATGACCTGGCAACTTTTTACGGAGACATTCCTTTAATACTGCTCCCCGGTGATCTGAGTAACAGTCGCCCGTTCCGCACACCTAAGAAAGAGGTGGTAGAACAGATCCTGAAAGATCTCGACGAAGCAATCGAAGTGCTGCCCGTGAAATATGATAATGATAAAGACAGGGGAAGAATTACGAAAGGCGCTGCGATGGGCTTTAAAGCAAGAGTACTGCTGTACAATGCACAATGGGAAAAGGCCGCTGCTGCTGCGAAAGCAGTAATGGACCTGGGTGTATATAGTTTATACCCTGACTACCAGGGGTTGTTCCTGGAAAAGAATGAAGCATCCATTGATCAGGAAATCATGTTGCAGGTTTTTTATACACCGGACATCATGCCTTCGTTTTTATATTACCCGCTGGGAGAATACCCGGCCTTTTCACCTACGCTGCAACTGGTCAACGCCTACTATATGAAGAACGGCCTGCCCATTGATAATCCCCGGTCAGGCTATGATCCTAAAAACCCGCATATGAACAGGGATCCGAGATTGAAGGCATCCATTTTTTATCCCGGTTCGCGATATCTGAATTTTATGATCAAATCACCTGATCCTGCGGTATCCAAAGATTCCATTGAAACACCCGTGTGGTTGCTGAATATAAGTGGTTTCCGGGCCAAGAAACATCTTGATGGAACCTTGACTGCCGCTACTAAAGAAGGACGTAATAAATACTTTTTAAGATATGCAGAGGTGTTGCTCACTTATGCGGAAGCAGAGAATGAAGCACACGGTCCGGCCAATGCCTATGATGCTATTGACCAGCTCAGGAGAAGAGTAGCGATGACTACACTGACGCAAGCCATGCCCGGCTTGTCGAAAGAAGACATGCGGAAAGTGATAAGAAATGAACGTCGTATTGAATTAGCATTTGAAGGACTGCGGTTGCCCGATATCTGGCGCTGGAGGATAGGAGAAGAGGTGATGGTAAATGCCCGCGGATATGATAATACAAAGCTGATCACTTATCCTGGTGATGGTATGGGTACTACCAATCTCTGGAAATACGAAACCCTGATCATTGACAACAGGCAGTTCAATCCGGCCAGGGATTACCTGTGGCCTATCCCGCGGAGTGAAATGAATTCCAATCCAAACATGGTGCAGAATCCGGGCTATTATTAA